ATATTTTGTAAGGGTAAAAGAGAATTCCGTGCCCTTGCCAATTTCAGATTCCACAGCGATCGTACCGCCCAATCCTTCAACCATTTTTTTTACTGTCGAAAGGCCTATGCCGCTCCCGCGTTTCCCAAACCGGTCTTCAGTAGCCAATACCTCAAAGATATCAAAAATGCGTTTTTGGTCTTCCTTACGGATTCCGTTGCCATTATCCTTTACCCGGAAATGATAAAATTCATCCGCCTCTTCAAAATCAATGGCAATGGAAATTTTTTCCTTATTGTTATATTTAATGCTGTTTGCAATCAGGTTCAATAAGATTTGCTGCAAGGCAGTCCTGTTGGTGTAAATCTTTTGATTTTCAAATGTAATCTTGAATTCGTAATCTTCCTGCGGATCCAGCAATGAAATGGTTTCATGGACCAATTCATGCAATTCGAACACCGTTCGTTTGCCAACCAATACGGCATCACCCCTGCTGTATTCAAGAATCCCGTCAACCAGGTTCCGCAAGGTATTCGAGGATTCGTCAAGCATTGAAAGATAGAGCTTTGCCTCATCGTCCAGTTTTTCAGCGTAATCAGCAATCAATATCTGGCTTAGTCCCGAGATGTTGTTCAGAGGCGATTTGATATCATGGGCTGCTACATGGGCGAATTTTTCAAGTTCCTTGTTCCGGTTGACAAGGTCTTTTGCGAATTTCTCCAGCAGCATCTTGCTTTTCCTGAGCTCAAAAAGGCTTACCACCTGGTTTGACAATGCCTTTAACGCCTTCAATTGCTCTTCATTGAGCTCCTTAGGCTTGTCATCAATCACACACAAGGTCCCTAAGGCGAGGCCTTCAGGACTTACAAGCGGAATACCGGTATAAAATACAACATGTGGCTCGCCTATTACCAATGGATTGTCATAGAAACGTTCATCGAGCCGTGAATCCTTTACGGTAAAAATTTCATGCGGATTGATAATGGCATGTGCGCAAAAAGCGGCATCGCGGGAAGTTTCATTAGCGTCGAGACCGACTTTTGACTTGAACCATTGCCGCTTTTCGTCGATGAGGCTTATCGTAGATATGTTGGTATCACATATTTGAGATGCCAGTTTTGTAATGTCATCATATTCTTCTTCGGGAAGGGTATCTAAAATAGAATATTCCTTTAACGCTTTTAACCTTAAGGATTCGTTTTCTGGGGCAGGAGGAGTAATCATCTCGAAATGCTTTGGTTTTTAGAAAAAAAACCACC
This genomic stretch from Flavobacterium pallidum harbors:
- a CDS encoding sensor histidine kinase — its product is MITPPAPENESLRLKALKEYSILDTLPEEEYDDITKLASQICDTNISTISLIDEKRQWFKSKVGLDANETSRDAAFCAHAIINPHEIFTVKDSRLDERFYDNPLVIGEPHVVFYTGIPLVSPEGLALGTLCVIDDKPKELNEEQLKALKALSNQVVSLFELRKSKMLLEKFAKDLVNRNKELEKFAHVAAHDIKSPLNNISGLSQILIADYAEKLDDEAKLYLSMLDESSNTLRNLVDGILEYSRGDAVLVGKRTVFELHELVHETISLLDPQEDYEFKITFENQKIYTNRTALQQILLNLIANSIKYNNKEKISIAIDFEEADEFYHFRVKDNGNGIRKEDQKRIFDIFEVLATEDRFGKRGSGIGLSTVKKMVEGLGGTIAVESEIGKGTEFSFTLTKYNFL